Proteins encoded in a region of the Vitis riparia cultivar Riparia Gloire de Montpellier isolate 1030 chromosome 7, EGFV_Vit.rip_1.0, whole genome shotgun sequence genome:
- the LOC117919455 gene encoding probable WRKY transcription factor 65, whose protein sequence is MDGSVKVSKELKHETQASKKRRVVQKTVVTVRIEANVGKQKNEGPPSDFWSWRKYGQKPIKGSPYPRGYYRCSTSKGCSAKKQVERCRTDASMLIITYTSSHNHPGPDLSTTPNTLNQPKDPETQPIEETPTTPKEDHQPQQPITMASDEDASEDHFHYFQSTISHEEDPFKVNLEKTHDSLGVVFDEQPLAYPHLMTFSTPKSEENDFFDELEELPTSSSFTSFMRSGFNFFDDRILVLPS, encoded by the exons ATGGATGGTTCTGTAAAGGTTTCCAAAGAGCTGAAACATGAAACTCAGGCATCCAAAAAAAG AAGGGTGGTTCAGAAGACTGTGGTTACAGTGAGGATTGAAGCAAATGTTGGAAAACAGAAGAATGAAGGGCCGCCATCGGATTTTTGGTCTTGGAGGAAATATGGGCAAAAGCCTATAAAAGGATCTCCTTATCCAAG GGGCTATTATAGGTGCAGCACATCAAAGGGGTGCTCAGCTAAAAAGCAAGTGGAGAGATGCAGAACAGATGCTTCAATGCTCATCATTACTTACACTTCTAGTCATAACCACCCAGGCCCTGATCTCTCAACCACTCCCAACACCCTAAACCAACCAAAAGACCCCGAAACACAGCCCATTGAAGAAACCCCCACAACCCCAAAAGAAGATCATCAACCACAACAACCCATCACCATGGCCAGTGATGAAGATGCAAGTGAAGATCATTTCCACTACTTCCAATCCACAATCAGCCATGAAGAAGACCCATTTAAAGTGAACCTAGAGAAAACCCATGATTCATTAGGTGTCGTATTTGATGAGCAGCCCCTTGCTTATCCACATCTCATGACCTTCTCAACACCCAAATCAGAAGAAAATGACTTCTTTGATGAGCTTGAAGAACTACCCACATCTTCATCTTTCACAAGCTTCATGAGGAGCGGCTTCAACTTCTTTGATGACAGGATTCTTGTGCTCCCTTCTTGA
- the LOC117918623 gene encoding ATP-dependent Clp protease proteolytic subunit 5, chloroplastic yields MAHTCVAFNSLIFSSNPTSSSDSHKLSFSSRKFTKLVGSEKRLRVAPVKAAYSGEFWAPDKNSRQGIWSVRDDLQIPSSAYFPTYAQGGQGPPPMVQERFQSVVSQLFQHRIIRCGGAVDDDMANIIVAQLLYLDAVDPDKDIVMYVNSPGGSVTAGMAIFDTMRHIRPDVSTVCVGLAASMGAFLLSCGTKGKRYSLPNSRIMIHQPLGGAQGGQTDIDIQANEMLHHKANLNGYLSYHTGQSLEKINQDTDRDFFMSAKEAKEYGLIDGVILNPLKALKPLAATADQ; encoded by the exons ATGGCGCACACATGCGTCGCATTCAATTCTCTCATCTTCTCCTCAAACCCTACTTCTTCTTCCGATTCTCACAAGCTTTCTTTTTCCTCTAG GAAATTTACAAAATTGGTTGGGAGTGAAAAAAGACTTCGGGTTGCGCCAGTGAAGGCTGCCTATTCTGGGGAGTTTTGGGCGCCGGACAAGAATTCTAGGCAGGGAATTTGGTCCGTTAG ggatgATTTGCAAATCCCATCTTCGGCCTACTTCCCTACATATGCACAAGGAGGGCAAGGGCCGCCTCCAATGGTGCAGGAGCGTTTTCAGAGTGTCGTCAGTCAGCTTTTTCAACAT AGAATAATCCGATGTGGTGGAGCTGTTGACGATGATATGGCAAACATCATAGTGGCTCAGCTTCTCTATCTTGATGCTGTTGATCCTGACAAG GATATTGTCATGTATGTGAACTCTCCAGGAGGATCAGTTACAGCTG GCATGGCCATATTTGACACGATGAGGCATATCCGACCTGATGTTTCCACTGTATGCGTTGGACTAGCAGCCAG CATGGGAGCATTCCTGCTTAGCTGTGGCACCAAGG GAAAAAGATATAGCTTGCCAAACTCAAGGATCATGATCCATCAGCCTCTCGGTGGAGCTCAAGGTGGGCAAACTGACATAGATATTCAG GCAAATGAAATGCTGCACCACAAGGCTAATCTGAATGGGTATCTCTCCTACCACACCGGTCAGAGCCTTGAGAAGATCAACCAAGACACTGATCGTGATTTCTTCATGAGCGCGAAAGAAGCCAAGGAGTATGGACTTATAGATGGCGTTATCTTGAATCCTCTAAAGGCTCTCAAGCCTCTGGCGGCTACTGCAGATCAGTGA
- the LOC117918990 gene encoding uncharacterized protein LOC117918990 — MPENKMGSNILQHQAVEKKMLRETFHILTVTFLSLLLPLSFLLLARLSIAHYLLSLGTNIAIPQPFSLVFSFFIYTNPTLLHAFVSIISLATLVHGLTGRMALLSEATSQSFQPRLYTAWIFLCTLQVCVGLGIEVSIAAGIESTSLGSERSLLCRVVFFLGLHETMLHWSRTIVKPVVDDTIFGAAREERWAERVIMASSLGGLWWWRLRDEVESLAIVAEMKRELLMGVGVADFVGWWLYYLTVTIGMVRVVKGLMWVGMVLLCRRKVEQTNGDSCGDEDKV, encoded by the coding sequence ATGCCTGAAAACAAAATGGGCTCCAACATTCTGCAGCATCAAGCCGtggagaagaagatgttgaGGGAAACTTTTCATATTCTTACAGTCACCTTTCTCAGCCTTCTCCTTCCTCTATCATTTCTCCTTCTAGCTAGACTCTCTATTGCCCACTATCTCTTATCTTTGGGCACTAATATTGCCATACCACAGCccttttctcttgttttctcttttttcatttaCACTAATCCTACTCTTCTCCATGCGTTTGTTTCCATTATTAGCTTAGCCACTCTTGTCCATGGCCTGACTGGTCGGATGGCCCTTTTAAGTGAGGCAACAAGCCAATCTTTCCAGCCCCGTTTGTACACTGCATGGATTTTTCTCTGTACGTTGCAAGTATGCGTTGGTTTGGGGATTGAAGTTAGCATAGCAGCCGGGATTGAAAGCACAAGCCTTGGGAGCGAGAGGAGTTTGTTGTGTAGGGTGGTGTTTTTCCTGGGGCTGCACGAGACCATGCTGCATTGGTCCAGGACAATTGTGAAACCAGTGGTGGACGACACGATTTTCGGGGCTGCAAGGGAAGAGAGGTGGGCTGAGAGGGTGATCATGGCCTCAAGCTTGGGCGGGCTATGGTGGTGGAGATTGAGGGATGAGGTTGAGTCTCTGGCTATTGTTGCTGAGATGAAGAGAGAGCTGTTAATGGGTGTTGGGGTGGCGGATTTTGTCGGTTGGTGGCTGTATTACCTGACTGTAACGATTGGAATGGTTAGGGTTGTGAAGGGTCTAATGTGGGTTGGGATGGTTCTGCTCTGCAGAAGGAAAGTAGAACAGACCAATGGCGACTCTTGTGGGGATGAAGACAAGGTCTGA